A window of the Nitrosococcus wardiae genome harbors these coding sequences:
- a CDS encoding flavodoxin/ferredoxin-dependent (E)-4-hydroxy-3-methylbut-2-enyl-diphosphate synthase: protein MNLPRNPTRPVRIGNITIGDGNPIAVQSMCATHTRDVEATVKQVNDLVKAGADVVRIAVDTKRDVEALIEIRQQTQANLSVDLQENYRLAKLVAPYVDKVRYNPGHLYHHERQKPWQDKVKFLLDVAGENDCALRIGVNGGSVDPAKASQFPEGDSISPMLASALEHCELLDTLGFTRYCVSLKDSDPRKVAELNQRFAAERPDVPLHLGVTEAGMPPEGIIKTRIAFEQLISRGIGDTIRVSLTLPFDRKGDEIEAGRQILADIAAGRVRSVVDYGLKTLNIISCPSCSRVENEAFIELAQQVKAMTEYAADHAVTIAVMGCRVNGPGETDDADLGLWCGPKAVNLKRGSETLGSYGYNEILPRLKEELDAIIAERTETS from the coding sequence TTGAACCTTCCACGTAACCCGACTCGCCCCGTCCGCATCGGCAATATCACTATTGGTGATGGCAACCCGATAGCGGTACAGAGCATGTGTGCTACCCACACTCGGGACGTCGAAGCGACCGTAAAGCAGGTCAACGACTTGGTAAAGGCTGGTGCTGACGTGGTGCGCATCGCGGTAGACACCAAACGGGATGTGGAAGCGCTCATAGAGATCCGGCAGCAAACCCAGGCAAATTTGTCAGTGGACCTACAGGAGAATTATCGGCTTGCCAAGCTGGTCGCTCCCTATGTGGATAAGGTCCGCTATAACCCCGGGCATTTATACCACCATGAACGGCAAAAACCCTGGCAAGATAAGGTGAAATTTTTGCTGGATGTGGCTGGCGAGAATGATTGTGCCCTACGGATTGGGGTTAATGGGGGTTCGGTTGACCCGGCCAAGGCTTCCCAATTTCCTGAGGGCGACTCCATTTCGCCAATGCTGGCGAGTGCCCTGGAGCACTGTGAGCTGCTGGATACCCTTGGCTTTACCCGCTATTGTGTTTCCCTCAAAGATTCAGACCCTAGGAAGGTCGCTGAACTGAACCAACGTTTCGCTGCCGAGCGCCCTGATGTCCCTCTTCATCTAGGTGTGACCGAAGCCGGTATGCCACCAGAGGGAATCATCAAAACCCGAATTGCTTTTGAGCAGCTTATCAGCCGGGGGATTGGGGATACTATTCGAGTCTCGCTCACCTTACCCTTTGATCGCAAGGGAGATGAAATCGAAGCAGGCCGCCAAATTCTTGCTGATATTGCCGCGGGACGAGTACGCAGTGTGGTGGACTACGGTCTCAAAACCCTCAATATTATTAGTTGTCCGAGTTGCTCGCGGGTAGAAAATGAAGCCTTTATCGAATTAGCACAGCAGGTGAAAGCCATGACAGAATATGCCGCCGATCATGCGGTCACCATTGCGGTCATGGGCTGTCGCGTCAATGGACCTGGAGAAACTGACGATGCGGATTTGGGTCTTTGGTGTGGACCTAAGGCGGTTAACCTCAAACGGGGTAGCGAAACCCTGGGGAGCTATGGCTATAATGAAATCTTACCCCGTCTGAAAGAAGAGCTTGATGCCATTATTGCAGAACGAACGGAGACCAGCTGA
- a CDS encoding Gfo/Idh/MocA family protein, with amino-acid sequence MTFNREHKIRTAVIGVGYLGRFHAQKYASLPGSELVAVVDINPTVAHRIAGEYGALALADYRDLLGKVDAVSIVVPTQFHYGVAKECLSQGIHVLLEKPMTATLAEADELIALAKDYNLVLQVGHLERFNSATLALQKFLSMPRFIESHRLAPFSLRGTDVSVMLDLMIHDIDIILSIVNSSVREIHANGASVLTNDIDIANARIQFANDCVANVTASRVSMKAQRKMRIFQQDAYISIDFQDKILSIYRKGTKEMFPSIPEITHEESRFGQSDAIKAEIEAFLRAVREGTQPPVSGEEGRRALAIALQISGMLSR; translated from the coding sequence GTGACATTTAATAGGGAGCATAAGATTAGAACTGCGGTAATTGGCGTTGGATATTTGGGGCGTTTTCATGCCCAGAAATATGCCTCATTACCCGGCTCCGAGTTGGTCGCTGTGGTAGATATAAACCCAACGGTTGCTCATCGAATTGCCGGAGAATATGGAGCGCTTGCTTTGGCCGATTATCGTGATTTATTAGGCAAAGTCGATGCAGTGAGTATTGTGGTTCCTACCCAGTTTCATTATGGAGTGGCCAAGGAATGCTTGAGTCAGGGCATCCATGTTCTGCTAGAAAAACCTATGACAGCTACCCTTGCCGAGGCCGATGAGTTGATTGCGCTTGCTAAGGATTATAATTTAGTGCTTCAAGTTGGTCATCTAGAGCGATTTAATTCCGCTACATTAGCTCTGCAAAAGTTTCTTTCCATGCCGCGCTTTATCGAGTCGCATCGTTTGGCACCTTTCTCTCTCCGAGGTACCGATGTGAGTGTCATGCTGGATCTCATGATCCATGATATTGATATCATATTGAGCATTGTCAACTCCTCGGTAAGAGAGATCCATGCCAACGGGGCGTCAGTGCTTACTAATGATATTGATATTGCTAACGCCCGTATCCAATTTGCTAACGATTGTGTCGCGAATGTGACGGCTAGCCGAGTAAGCATGAAAGCGCAACGTAAAATGCGAATATTCCAGCAGGATGCATATATCTCTATTGACTTTCAGGATAAAATATTGAGTATTTATCGGAAAGGGACTAAGGAGATGTTTCCCAGCATTCCTGAAATTACCCATGAAGAGAGCCGCTTTGGTCAAAGTGACGCCATCAAAGCGGAAATTGAGGCTTTCCTAAGAGCGGTGAGAGAGGGGACGCAGCCCCCTGTTAGTGGCGAGGAAGGGCGCCGAGCTCTGGCCATTGCCCTCCAAATCAGCGGCATGCTTAGTAGGTAA
- the lpxB gene encoding lipid-A-disaccharide synthase gives MKNNAPLVAIVAGEASGDQHGAYLIREVKKIVPQVRFCGIAGPRMRAVGAEVLFDSSQLAVVGLVEVLSQFKEIYRTLQKMRRFLEEKRPDLLILVDYPEFNLRLAKTAKALGIKVLYYISPQIWAWRQHRVHQIRHLVDMMAVVLPFEAPFYKQAGVPVCFVGHPLRDEVKSPLSRDEAVAEFGFDPHRKTLGLLPGSRRSEIKRLLPVLLDAAEQIYLQEPEIQYLLPLATTLDEADLAPYLKRHRLPLKIIPNRSYDVMVACDAMVVASGTVTLEAALMGVPLVVIYKMKPLSYWIGRLLIRVNHIALCNIIAGEGIAPELIQQEASPEQIAKEALSLLRDQDRVRAMQQKFHTIKDKLSAGAQQTIAELTVAMLECEEDYSVEFLAAKR, from the coding sequence TTGAAAAATAATGCCCCTCTAGTTGCCATTGTGGCCGGTGAGGCCTCAGGGGATCAGCATGGAGCTTACCTGATTCGCGAGGTAAAGAAAATTGTTCCTCAGGTTCGCTTCTGTGGCATTGCAGGACCCCGGATGCGGGCGGTAGGTGCAGAGGTGTTGTTTGATTCTTCTCAATTGGCTGTGGTGGGGCTGGTGGAAGTGTTATCCCAATTTAAAGAGATTTATAGGACGCTCCAAAAGATGCGTCGTTTTCTTGAGGAAAAGCGTCCTGATCTTTTAATCTTAGTAGATTATCCAGAGTTTAATCTCCGTTTGGCTAAGACAGCCAAGGCGCTGGGTATTAAGGTACTTTATTACATTAGTCCTCAAATATGGGCTTGGCGGCAACATCGAGTTCATCAGATTCGCCACTTAGTGGATATGATGGCTGTGGTGTTGCCTTTTGAAGCGCCCTTTTATAAGCAAGCGGGAGTCCCGGTTTGCTTTGTGGGGCATCCATTGCGGGATGAGGTTAAAAGCCCCCTCAGCCGTGATGAGGCGGTGGCTGAGTTTGGTTTTGATCCCCACCGTAAAACTTTGGGGTTACTACCTGGGAGCCGCCGTAGCGAAATCAAACGGCTATTGCCTGTACTGCTGGATGCCGCAGAGCAAATTTACTTGCAGGAACCTGAAATCCAATATTTATTGCCCCTTGCTACGACCTTAGACGAAGCTGATTTAGCGCCCTATTTAAAAAGGCATCGTCTTCCTCTGAAAATTATCCCTAATCGCTCCTATGATGTTATGGTGGCTTGTGATGCCATGGTGGTTGCTTCCGGTACGGTTACTTTGGAGGCAGCCTTGATGGGCGTGCCATTGGTGGTCATTTATAAAATGAAACCTTTGAGTTATTGGATTGGGCGCCTCCTTATTAGGGTTAACCATATTGCGCTTTGCAACATCATCGCGGGCGAAGGTATCGCCCCAGAATTGATCCAACAGGAGGCTTCGCCGGAACAGATTGCTAAAGAAGCACTGAGCCTCTTAAGGGACCAAGATCGGGTTAGGGCAATGCAGCAAAAATTTCACACGATTAAGGATAAGTTGAGTGCGGGCGCCCAGCAGACAATTGCCGAACTCACCGTGGCGATGTTGGAGTGTGAAGAAGATTATTCAGTTGAATTTTTAGCGGCAAAGCGGTGA
- a CDS encoding hydroxyacylglutathione hydrolase, translating to MLIEQIWTANAYRNFNYLIACPETGEALAIDPLDYRQCLATAKRNGWQIRQILNTHEHGDHTGGNRAMIAQTGAKLLAHKNAKDKIRSLDQGLGAGDVVKVGKTVELEVLDTPGHTLSHVCLFAHSDPPALFCGDTLFNAGAGNCYHGGDPSALYHTFTQQLAKLPDATRIYPGHEYIVNNLRFTLDREPDNAQAAALLSKVKFQDPNHAFVSTLALEKEINIFFRLDSPTLIRKLGEAFPELPNTPDPKTVFLKLRELRNKW from the coding sequence ATGCTCATCGAGCAGATTTGGACCGCCAATGCTTACCGTAATTTCAATTATCTGATCGCCTGCCCAGAGACGGGCGAAGCCCTTGCCATCGACCCTCTTGATTATCGCCAATGCCTTGCCACAGCCAAGCGCAACGGCTGGCAGATTAGACAGATACTCAATACCCACGAGCATGGCGACCATACCGGGGGTAATCGGGCCATGATTGCCCAAACAGGCGCCAAATTGCTCGCCCACAAAAATGCCAAAGATAAGATAAGGAGTCTCGATCAAGGCCTAGGGGCGGGAGATGTGGTTAAGGTAGGCAAGACTGTGGAGTTGGAAGTACTAGATACTCCAGGCCATACCCTAAGCCATGTGTGTTTATTCGCCCATAGTGATCCCCCGGCACTTTTTTGCGGAGATACTTTATTCAACGCTGGCGCAGGTAACTGCTACCATGGGGGTGATCCCAGTGCCCTCTATCACACTTTTACCCAACAGCTTGCCAAACTTCCCGATGCCACCCGCATCTATCCGGGTCATGAATATATTGTGAATAATCTGCGCTTTACTTTAGACCGAGAACCGGACAATGCCCAAGCAGCAGCACTGCTCTCTAAGGTCAAATTTCAAGATCCCAACCACGCTTTTGTTTCAACCCTAGCATTAGAAAAAGAAATCAATATTTTCTTCCGCCTCGATAGTCCCACTTTAATCAGAAAGCTCGGTGAAGCTTTTCCTGAATTGCCCAACACTCCGGATCCAAAGACGGTATTTCTCAAGTTAAGGGAACTTAGAAACAAATGGTGA
- a CDS encoding putative bifunctional diguanylate cyclase/phosphodiesterase, with amino-acid sequence MRELRALIIEDSEDDATLLIHQLQRTGYQLFVKRVETREAMLEALQKQHWDIVLSDYTMPRFSTLEALVLLHEHGLDIPFIMVSGTVGEDRAVEVMKAGAHDYIMKNNLSRLLPAVERELREAESRRQRQAADNERIRLSSILEITPDFVAITDLKGRIHYINRAGRQWLGLDEENRCPMTLLADYQPSWTAALMENSAIPYALEEGVWEGEMAILDSEGLEIPVSQVILSHQNQQNQLEFLSTIARDIRERKHYEQELQHQVTHDALTHLPNRILLRDRLSRALANAKREQHLIAVLFLDIDNFKQINDALGHLAGDSCLRMVSQRLVQCIRTSDTVGRYGGDEFLIILSNLHTPSDVEIIVKKIRATLSQPFRINGNDVFITLSIGASLYPRDGGDEENLLKSSDTAMCTAKHTGRDQFRFYAPKMKDRGRELLALETDLRRALEREEFILHYQPQLDLSTNQITTVEALVRWQHAQRGLVSPGDFIPLLEQTGLIIEVGNWILETACKQAQAWWACGYPLRIAVNCSAHQFQQYLLDTVHQLLQKHSLNPACLELEVTESVVMQDVQYATHILEHLKAMGVTLAIDDFGTGYSSLAYLKRFPIHSLKIDHSFVHELSDDSEDAAIAEAIVLLGHSLDLEVVAEGVESEAQARFFQNHQCHRIQGYWIGRPMPAENLFPLIESRNVKRRIVN; translated from the coding sequence ATGCGTGAATTGCGAGCGCTAATTATCGAGGACTCCGAAGATGATGCCACCCTACTTATCCACCAACTACAACGAACGGGTTATCAACTATTCGTAAAGCGGGTTGAAACCCGAGAAGCGATGCTTGAAGCACTCCAAAAGCAACACTGGGACATCGTGCTCTCAGATTATACGATGCCCCGCTTTAGTACCCTAGAAGCCCTAGTGCTCCTGCATGAACACGGCCTAGATATTCCCTTTATCATGGTCTCAGGCACCGTGGGCGAAGATCGGGCCGTCGAAGTCATGAAGGCAGGCGCTCATGACTATATCATGAAGAATAATTTAAGTCGTTTGCTTCCGGCAGTGGAGCGGGAATTACGAGAAGCTGAAAGCCGGCGGCAACGGCAGGCGGCAGACAATGAGCGCATTCGTCTAAGCTCTATACTGGAGATTACTCCAGACTTTGTCGCTATCACGGACTTAAAAGGCCGCATCCACTACATCAATCGGGCAGGCCGCCAATGGCTCGGACTCGACGAAGAAAATCGCTGCCCCATGACTCTCTTGGCCGATTACCAACCTTCTTGGACAGCAGCCTTAATGGAAAATAGTGCCATACCTTACGCTCTAGAGGAAGGGGTTTGGGAGGGAGAAATGGCTATCTTGGATTCTGAGGGTTTGGAAATTCCCGTATCCCAGGTGATCCTTTCTCATCAGAATCAGCAAAACCAACTCGAATTTCTCTCCACCATTGCCCGGGATATCAGAGAACGTAAACACTATGAGCAAGAATTGCAGCATCAAGTCACCCATGACGCTCTAACCCATCTTCCTAACCGAATCTTGCTCCGGGATCGACTGTCTCGGGCTCTCGCCAACGCGAAACGGGAACAGCACTTAATTGCTGTTTTATTCTTGGATATTGACAATTTTAAACAAATCAATGATGCTTTAGGGCATCTTGCGGGTGATAGCTGCCTCCGCATGGTTAGTCAACGGTTAGTGCAATGTATTCGCACCAGTGACACGGTAGGGCGCTATGGAGGCGATGAGTTTCTAATTATTCTGAGCAATTTACACACCCCCTCAGATGTGGAAATCATCGTAAAAAAAATTCGCGCTACTCTCAGTCAACCTTTCAGAATCAATGGCAATGATGTCTTTATCACACTCAGCATAGGGGCCTCTCTTTATCCCCGAGACGGTGGCGACGAGGAAAACCTACTGAAATCTTCAGACACGGCCATGTGCACCGCCAAGCATACAGGCCGGGATCAATTTCGGTTTTATGCCCCCAAAATGAAGGATCGAGGGCGAGAACTGTTGGCACTAGAAACCGACCTCCGTCGTGCTTTAGAGCGGGAAGAATTTATCCTTCACTATCAACCTCAGCTCGATCTTAGCACTAACCAGATTACTACCGTAGAAGCGCTTGTGCGCTGGCAACATGCCCAGCGGGGACTAGTGTCACCCGGAGACTTTATTCCGCTACTGGAGCAAACTGGCCTCATCATAGAAGTGGGTAACTGGATATTAGAGACGGCCTGTAAACAAGCTCAAGCCTGGTGGGCATGCGGTTATCCTCTTCGCATCGCAGTTAATTGTTCCGCACACCAGTTTCAACAGTATTTATTGGATACCGTGCACCAACTTCTACAAAAACACTCCTTAAACCCTGCCTGTCTAGAGCTTGAAGTCACCGAAAGTGTGGTCATGCAAGATGTTCAGTATGCCACCCATATACTGGAACATTTGAAAGCAATGGGAGTGACGTTAGCAATTGATGACTTTGGCACTGGCTACTCATCGCTAGCTTATCTTAAACGCTTTCCCATCCACAGCTTAAAGATTGACCATTCTTTTGTCCATGAGCTCTCTGATGATTCGGAGGATGCTGCTATTGCTGAGGCGATTGTGTTACTAGGCCATAGCCTAGATCTAGAAGTGGTGGCAGAGGGAGTAGAATCAGAGGCTCAAGCCCGGTTCTTCCAAAATCACCAATGTCACCGCATTCAAGGTTATTGGATAGGGCGGCCGATGCCAGCAGAAAATCTTTTTCCTTTGATTGAATCACGCAACGTTAAACGCAGGATAGTGAACTAG
- a CDS encoding DegT/DnrJ/EryC1/StrS family aminotransferase — protein MIPMVDLKAQYQTLKAEIEEGLAQALTSSQFILGPNVKAFEEEAAAYLGVSHSIGVASGTDALHLALVAAGIGEGDEVITTPFTFIATAEAICYVGARPVFVDIDEKTFNIDVEQVEAAITPATRAILPVHLFGQAADMAALEVMAAKHGLLIIEDCAQSFGAEIAGRQTGSLGFAGCFSFFPSKNLGGYGDGGLITTSSEPVARHLRGLRDHGSWQRYHHSELGFNSRLDELQAVILRIKLKYIDQYNAERRRIAQCYSTALAELPDCVPPCEDRGRSHVYHQYTLLSPHRDKIQAALAAEEIASAIYYPIPLHRQAVFQKEYREITLPVSEWVASQCLSLPVFPELSDAQVERVIEVIRSTLLEK, from the coding sequence ATGATTCCGATGGTGGATCTAAAGGCACAGTATCAAACTCTCAAGGCGGAAATAGAGGAGGGGTTGGCACAAGCGCTCACCAGCAGCCAGTTTATTCTTGGCCCTAATGTTAAAGCATTCGAAGAGGAAGCAGCGGCCTATTTGGGGGTAAGCCATAGTATCGGTGTGGCTTCCGGGACTGATGCGCTCCACCTCGCTTTAGTCGCTGCCGGGATTGGTGAAGGAGATGAAGTGATTACCACTCCCTTTACTTTCATTGCAACGGCTGAGGCTATCTGTTATGTAGGAGCCCGTCCAGTATTCGTCGATATCGATGAAAAAACATTTAATATCGATGTTGAACAGGTGGAGGCGGCGATTACCCCGGCAACCCGAGCTATTCTTCCCGTCCATCTATTTGGGCAGGCGGCTGATATGGCGGCTTTAGAGGTGATGGCCGCAAAGCATGGTTTACTGATCATAGAGGATTGCGCTCAATCTTTTGGAGCAGAGATTGCTGGCCGTCAGACCGGAAGCTTGGGGTTTGCCGGCTGTTTTAGTTTTTTTCCCAGTAAAAACCTAGGGGGTTATGGCGATGGGGGGCTGATTACCACCTCTTCTGAGCCAGTTGCCAGGCATCTTCGAGGATTGCGTGATCATGGTAGCTGGCAGCGTTATCATCATTCGGAATTAGGCTTTAATAGCCGCTTGGATGAACTACAAGCAGTTATCTTGAGGATAAAACTCAAATATATTGATCAATACAATGCTGAGCGGCGGCGCATTGCCCAATGTTACAGCACAGCTCTGGCGGAACTGCCGGATTGTGTCCCGCCTTGTGAAGATAGGGGCAGAAGCCATGTTTATCACCAATATACGTTATTGTCCCCCCACCGGGACAAAATTCAGGCAGCTCTAGCCGCTGAGGAGATTGCCTCGGCGATTTATTATCCCATTCCTCTCCATCGACAAGCGGTCTTTCAGAAAGAGTATAGGGAAATTACACTTCCCGTTAGCGAGTGGGTCGCTAGCCAGTGCCTTTCACTGCCAGTCTTTCCTGAGTTGAGTGACGCCCAGGTAGAGCGGGTTATTGAAGTTATCCGGAGTACCTTGCTTGAAAAATAA
- the smbP gene encoding small metal-binding protein SmbP: MKHKLATALITCALMFVGGSIAYAADHIGKALEHAGMAEAHGKDGHGEVLAKHAEEALKHAKKAEEEAEGETKQHVSEAIKHLEAGIEAGNKGEADSATQHIKEGIKHLEAAAEAKHGGGAHGSGSSSGGGY; this comes from the coding sequence ATGAAGCACAAGCTAGCCACAGCGTTAATAACATGCGCATTAATGTTTGTTGGGGGCAGCATTGCCTACGCTGCCGATCATATAGGCAAAGCGCTAGAGCATGCCGGTATGGCCGAGGCCCACGGTAAAGACGGGCATGGAGAAGTCCTGGCAAAGCATGCGGAAGAAGCATTGAAGCATGCTAAAAAAGCTGAAGAAGAAGCCGAGGGCGAAACAAAACAGCATGTCAGCGAAGCGATTAAGCATTTAGAAGCAGGGATTGAGGCAGGCAACAAAGGCGAGGCCGACTCCGCTACTCAACATATTAAGGAAGGAATAAAACACCTGGAAGCCGCTGCAGAAGCAAAACATGGAGGTGGAGCACATGGAAGCGGAAGTAGCAGTGGCGGCGGGTACTAA
- a CDS encoding alpha/beta fold hydrolase, giving the protein MLLHHRIQGNGPPLIILHGLFGSMDNWRSLAPQFARQFQVVTLDLPNHGRSPHKKVFNYPCLARDLASFMDQQGMGAATLLGHSLGGKVAMQYALDFPERVTQLVVVDIAPRAYPPEHHFIFEALSDLNLSAYGSRREIDKALSRALPDHRIRQFLLTNLDKGKNGYRWRINLDDLHRNYRSICAAIKGEGMYLGPTLFVKGNRSDYLQKGDEIDIRKQFPRANIMAVPHAGHWVHADTPEVFVNAILEFLNQETKQPF; this is encoded by the coding sequence ATGTTACTTCATCATCGAATTCAGGGGAATGGCCCTCCCCTGATTATTTTGCATGGTTTATTCGGCTCTATGGATAACTGGCGGAGCTTAGCGCCTCAATTTGCCCGTCAGTTCCAAGTCGTCACTTTAGATCTGCCCAATCACGGCCGTTCGCCTCACAAGAAAGTTTTTAATTATCCCTGTTTGGCCAGAGACTTAGCCAGCTTTATGGATCAGCAAGGAATGGGTGCAGCTACTTTGCTAGGCCACTCTCTGGGGGGTAAGGTGGCGATGCAGTATGCCTTAGACTTTCCGGAACGGGTCACCCAGCTGGTGGTCGTGGATATTGCACCGCGTGCTTATCCCCCAGAGCACCATTTTATTTTTGAAGCTTTAAGTGATTTAAATCTATCTGCTTACGGTAGTCGCAGGGAAATTGATAAGGCGCTATCCAGGGCATTACCTGATCACCGCATAAGACAATTTTTGTTAACAAACCTGGATAAAGGTAAAAATGGTTATCGTTGGCGTATAAACTTGGATGATCTACATCGTAATTACCGCTCGATTTGTGCCGCGATAAAAGGGGAGGGTATGTATCTAGGTCCTACCTTATTTGTTAAAGGGAATCGTTCCGATTACCTCCAAAAGGGTGATGAGATAGACATTAGAAAACAGTTTCCTAGAGCGAACATTATGGCTGTCCCTCATGCTGGGCACTGGGTGCATGCAGATACACCCGAAGTGTTTGTTAATGCAATTTTAGAATTTCTCAATCAGGAAACTAAGCAGCCGTTTTAA
- the lpxA gene encoding acyl-ACP--UDP-N-acetylglucosamine O-acyltransferase, translated as MRIHPTAVVAPEAKLGKDVIIGPYAVINSPVSIGEESVIGPHTVIHSFVRIGLRNQIHAHAVIGDTPQDLSFSNLETWVSIGDDNILREGVTIHRSTDPDHPTHIGNNCYFMAYSHVAHDCTIGQSVILTNNVLLGGHVEIGDKAVLGGGAVVHQYCRVGAYAMVQGNGSVGQDVLPYSIVGGHPVRHYRLNTVGLRRAGIKGERYRTLEQAFWQLRHGADLNDLPETPEMAYLRAWLATKSKRGLHRFAAKNSTE; from the coding sequence ATGAGAATACATCCCACTGCGGTGGTTGCCCCCGAGGCAAAGCTAGGCAAAGATGTCATTATTGGGCCTTATGCGGTTATCAACTCCCCGGTAAGCATTGGTGAGGAAAGTGTCATCGGACCCCATACAGTTATCCACTCCTTTGTACGAATAGGGCTCCGCAATCAAATCCATGCCCATGCTGTTATTGGTGACACTCCCCAGGACCTTTCTTTCAGTAACCTGGAGACTTGGGTATCCATTGGTGATGATAATATCTTACGGGAGGGGGTAACCATCCACCGCTCAACAGATCCAGACCACCCTACCCACATAGGAAATAACTGCTACTTTATGGCCTACTCTCATGTGGCCCATGATTGCACTATAGGTCAGAGTGTCATTCTCACCAATAACGTTCTGCTGGGGGGACATGTGGAGATAGGCGATAAAGCTGTCCTAGGGGGGGGGGCCGTGGTGCATCAATATTGCCGAGTAGGCGCTTATGCCATGGTTCAAGGCAATGGCTCGGTAGGTCAGGATGTCTTACCCTACAGCATTGTCGGAGGGCATCCTGTCCGCCACTATCGCCTCAATACCGTTGGACTACGCCGGGCCGGCATCAAAGGAGAACGTTACCGGACCTTAGAGCAGGCCTTTTGGCAGCTTCGTCATGGCGCAGACCTAAACGATTTGCCTGAAACTCCTGAGATGGCCTACCTCAGAGCCTGGCTCGCCACAAAATCAAAGCGCGGCCTTCACCGCTTTGCCGCTAAAAATTCAACTGAATAA